One stretch of Longimicrobium sp. DNA includes these proteins:
- a CDS encoding enoyl-CoA hydratase/isomerase family protein, with the protein MDGDVRMEIRDGVAELVLDRPAKHNAVTPAMARRLLDHTRALDADDGVRAVLLRGEGERAFCAGSDLNTLAAYPSAWHFRNRVEYAAAVRNIRKPVVAALQGWTLGGGAEAALSADLRVASETMRLGFPEVQRGWVGGGGASQLLPRLIGQGRAARLLMLGDAIDAAETLRLGIVEEVVPQSTLLDRAREIAGKLASLSPVAVQSVKAAMRMALEAPLSAGLAYENEMNVLCFSAGDHLEGIRAFNEKRPAEFAR; encoded by the coding sequence ATGGACGGCGATGTGCGGATGGAGATCCGGGACGGGGTAGCAGAGCTGGTGCTGGACCGCCCGGCCAAGCACAATGCGGTGACCCCCGCCATGGCTCGGCGCCTGCTCGACCACACCCGCGCGCTCGACGCGGATGATGGGGTCCGCGCCGTGCTGCTGCGGGGCGAGGGCGAGCGCGCCTTTTGTGCCGGCAGCGACCTGAACACCCTGGCCGCCTACCCCTCCGCCTGGCATTTCCGCAACCGGGTGGAATATGCCGCCGCCGTCCGAAACATCCGCAAGCCCGTGGTCGCGGCCCTGCAGGGCTGGACTTTGGGGGGCGGCGCGGAGGCCGCTCTCTCGGCCGACCTGCGCGTGGCGTCCGAGACCATGCGGCTGGGCTTCCCGGAAGTGCAGCGGGGATGGGTGGGCGGCGGCGGCGCCTCTCAGCTTCTGCCCCGGCTGATCGGCCAGGGGCGGGCGGCACGCCTGTTGATGCTGGGTGATGCCATCGACGCCGCCGAGACGCTGCGGCTGGGCATAGTGGAAGAGGTGGTCCCCCAATCCACGCTGCTAGACCGGGCACGGGAGATCGCCGGAAAGCTCGCGTCCCTCTCCCCCGTCGCGGTGCAATCCGTGAAGGCGGCGATGCGGATGGCCTTGGAGGCCCCGCTCTCCGCCGGCCTGGCTTACGAGAATGAGATGAACGTGCTGTGCTTCTCCGCCGGCGACCACCTGGAGGGCATCCGCGCCTTCAATGAGAAGCGTCCCGCGGAGTTCGCCCGATGA